Proteins encoded together in one Lathyrus oleraceus cultivar Zhongwan6 chromosome 5, CAAS_Psat_ZW6_1.0, whole genome shotgun sequence window:
- the LOC127082222 gene encoding uncharacterized protein LOC127082222 — translation MEKILRTLNPSFDFIVTNIEENKDLKTTTIEQLMGSLQAYEEKQKRKVKQKEAMEQLLQLNIKEANYANHKSQRGRGRGQDRGRGRGHGGEGRGSYNNYSNNGERSWNPQATRGCGRGNSWSRCEKTQIKCFNCNKISHYASECRFSKKVVEKANFIEEKGREEETLLLAYQNQVEEKRNKWYLDTSASNHMCGDQSMFVEINKATTGNVSFGDDSKIPVKGKGKILIRLKNGSHQFISNVYYVHNMKNNILSLGQLFEKGYDIHLKEHSLFLRDCRHNLIDKVPMSNNRMFLLNIQNDVAKCLKTCYTDSSWLWHLRF, via the coding sequence ATGGAGAAAATACTTCGCACTTTAAATCCAAGTTTTGACTTCATTGTTaccaacattgaagaaaataagGATTTAAAGACCACGACTATTGAGCAACTCATGGGTTCCTTACAAGCATAcgaagaaaaacaaaagagaaaagtTAAACAAAAGGAGGCTATGGAGCAACTACTACAACTCAACATAAAGGAAGCAAATTATGCGAATCACAAGAGCCAAAGAGGACGAGGTCGTGGCCAAGATCGTGGGCGTGGACGAGGACATGGAGGAGAAGGAAGAGGAAGTTACAACAACTACTCTAACAATGGAGAAAGAAGTTGGAATCCACAAGCAACAAGAGGTTGTGGAAGAGGAAATTCATGGTCGAGGTGTGAAAAAACACAAATCAAGTGTTTCAACTGCAACAAGATCAGTCACTATGCATCTGAGTGTAGATTCTCGAAGAAAGTTGTGGAGAAAGCTAACTTTATAGAAGAAAAAGGCAGAGAAGAAGAAACTTTGTTGCTCGCGTACCAAAACCAAGttgaagagaaaagaaacaaATGGTACCTCGACACCAGCGCAAGCAATCACATGTGTGGCGATCAAAGCATGTTCGTAGAGATCAATAAAGCGACAACTGGAAATGTCTCATTTGGAGATGACTCAAAGATACCGGTCAAAGGCAAAGGTAAAATTCTTATACGCTTAAAGAATGGGAGTCATCAATTCATATCCAATGTCTATTATGTTCATAACATGAAGAATAATATTTTGAGCTTGGGACAATTATTCGAGAAAGGCTATGACATCCACTTGAAAGAACATAGTCTTTTCTTAAGAGATTGTAGACATAACTTGATTGATAAGGTGCCTATGTCAAATAATAGAATGTTCCTCTTGAACATTCAAAATGATGTTGCAAAGTGTCTCAAGACTTGCTATACCGACTCTTCGTGGCTATGGCATCTACGATTCTAA